The following proteins are co-located in the Eleginops maclovinus isolate JMC-PN-2008 ecotype Puerto Natales chromosome 23, JC_Emac_rtc_rv5, whole genome shotgun sequence genome:
- the kctd12b gene encoding BTB/POZ domain-containing protein KCTD12b: MALPDGGISGEEVPFPEIIELNVGGQVYITRYSTLTSVPDSLLWEMFSRKSVKGLARDTKGRFFVDRDGFLFRYILDFMRDQQLVLPDHFPERGRLQREAEFFNLPDLVKLLAPKISKQNSLGEEGCQSDPEDSSPGIDTTRNLGSLGAAAAACASLVPSAMDGKRSGFITIGYRGSYTLGRDSHTDAKFRRVARIMVCGKTSLAKEVFGETLNESRDPDRPPERYTSRYYLKFTFLEQAFDKLADAGFHMVACNSTGTCAFAHEQTDDKIWTSYTEYVFYRGSSVISKAMTSDPSAPSEVTTSKTDSATAEHSSTARTNSLPEKKGILTLDLRNPQPPGTTPPLTPPLPPPPHLDSPDFPPLSSPFLSPHLLSSKHISTSSPLTPPPAESPPHPPTLT, from the exons ATGGCTCTACCAGATGGGGGTATATCTGGGGAGGAGGTCCCCTTCCCAGAGATTATAGAGCTCAATGTTGGAGGCCAGGTGTATATAACCCGCTATTCTACCCTCACAAGTGTGCCAGACTCTCTGCTATGGGAGATGTTCAGTCGAAAGTCGGTCAAAGGACTGGCCAGAGACACCAAAGGCCGCTTCTTTGTGGACCGTGATGGTTTCCTGTTCCGGTACATCCTGGACTTCATGCGGGACCAGCAGCTGGTTCTTCCTGATCACTTCCCAGAGCGTGGGCGTCTGCAGAGGGAGGCTGAATTCTTCAACCTGCCAGACCTTGTCAAGCTGCTGGCGCCCAAAATCAGCAAGCAAAACTCCCTTGGTGAAGAGGGATGTCAGAGCGACCCAGAAGACTCCTCACCTGGGATTGACACGACCCGTAACCTCGGCTCCctgggtgctgctgctgctgcctgtgcCAGCCTGGTGCCCAGTGCCATGGATGGCAAACGGTCCGGGTTCATCACTATTGGCTACCGAGGCTCATACACACTTGGCCGTGACAGCCACACTGATGCCAAATTCCGACGGGTGGCACGGATCATGGTGTGTGGCAAGACCTCCCTGGCCAAAGAGGTGTTCGGGGAGACCCTGAACGAGAGCCGTGACCCAGACCGCCCCCCAGAGAGATACACATCCCGCTACTATCTGAAGTTTACCTTTCTGGAGCAGGCCTTTGACAAGCTGGCTGATGCAGGCTTCCACATGGTGGCCTGTAACTCCACAGGAACCTGCGCCTTCGCCCATGAGCAGACGGACGACAAGATCTGGACCAGCTACACTGAATATGTGTTCTACC GTGGTTCATCAGTGATTTCCAAGGcgatgacctctgacccctcaGCTCCCTCTGAAGTGACAACCTCTAAAACTGATTCCGCCACAGCCGAGCACAGCAGCACAGCCAGGACCAATAGCCttccagaaaaaaaaggcatccTAACTCTTGACTTACGAAACCCGCAGCCCCCGGGCACTACCCCTCCTCTtacacctcctcttcctcctccacctcatcTAGACAGCCCCGATTTTCCACCTCTGTCATCTCCATTCCTGTCTCCACATCTGCTATCATCCAAACATATTTCTACCTCCAGCCCCTTAACACCTCCTCCAGCTGAGAGCCCCCCCCATCCGCCAACCTTAACCTAA